Genomic DNA from Prunus persica cultivar Lovell chromosome G1, Prunus_persica_NCBIv2, whole genome shotgun sequence:
cttcaaattgttttcttttctttcattgaGTGCTGGTATTTCAGAACCTTTAGGAAATAATTGACACACTCTAGTTGCTTCTGTCAGTAAATTACCCAAGCAAAGTAAATTAACTTGAgcgagaaaggaaaaagaaattgaggaTTTACTGGAAAGGTGTAGAATGGACTTGCCTGGGAAATGTATGTGTGGAAGAGTTTGGATTGAATAGTTAATATGCATTAAGGGTTCATATTGTCTTATTTGTTTCTGTATCCCATTTCGCCAATAATTAATAAGTAGGCTTGTTTTTTTAGAGTTATAGCTATTGTTTGTAGGTTAGTAGGCTTGATGAACTTTTGAAGTTTTATTTCTGTGTATTGTGCATTAATACGGCTTATCAAAAAGGTGTATTTTATTTGCGTTGCACACTGTATACTGAGACaagaactctctctctctctctctctctctctctctgtgtctgtgGTGCATATACTCACGTGGGCACATGTATCTTCTATATTACAATTTTTGAATCTTGTAGTTAGATTTTCTGCCTTCATCGCACAGCTTTTGTGAAACACACAAAACGTGACTTCAGCTCAAATCTCCTAAGCTTTAACTTTGTGGTATTCTAATGTGGATGGTCCACAAGAGTACAAATTGATGAATTCAGTAGAATGGTGGTAAGATCATATTAGTTGGCATATTTTGCTTATTAAATGATAATATAATGTCAAGTTCCTCACAATTCGCATTTCAGTGACCTCTTAATAAGCTGAAGTTGAACTATGGGCAACCCTGAGATTCTTCAGGAATTggcaaattttaattttgctgTGTTTTGAAATCAGTCGTGTTAGCTTGAGGATTGGTCTTTTGGTATTATTATATGCTGAATCTATTTGTCCCTTGAATCCTACTGATTTGAAACAAAACTGTGCAGAACTGCCACAAAAAGAGCAACCAATCTTATTGATGTCTCTTCAATTTTATCATTTGGTTGATGTCTTGTCAATCTTAATGTTTGGTTGATGTCACGTCAATTTTTACATTTGGTCTTTCTAATCAATTATCTTCTACATGTATACCACTGTTTATTTGTATGCCCATTTAGATATGTTTCCTCATCTCAGGTCTGTACTCAACGCTCATGGAAACGGCCATATGGTGTTGGACTACTAGTAGGTGGTTTGGATGAGTCTGGAGCACACCTATATTACAACTGCCCGAGTGGAAACTACTTTGAATACCAGGCGTTTGCAATAGGATCTCGCTCACAAGCTGCTAAGACATACTTGGAACGCAGGTTTGAGAACTTCACGAACTCTTCACGGGAGGATCTGATCAAGGATGCCCTCATTGCGACAAGGGAAACCTTGCAGGGAGAAAAACTGAGAAGTTCCATATGCACAATTGCTGTGGTAGGAGTCGAGGAGCCTTTCCATATATTGGATCAGGACACTGTTCAGAAGTTGATTGATGCATTTGAGATCGTGGGGCAGGACGAGCCTCCTGCTGCTGAACCTGATGTTGCTACTGAGCCTGGACCAGCTGCAGAAGAGGGAGCTGGTGCTGGCGATGGTGCTGGCCAGGGTGCTGTTGCTGAACCAGATGTAGCTCCAATGGATATTTGAGGATGCTAGAATCAGTTGTCTTTCGACCCTTTCAGTGAGGTTTTCGATCATGTGTTTCTTATGAGTATGGATGGTATTGTATAAGATAACAATTTATTGTTGAACCTTTgcccttcctttttcttttctcttacAACTTTACAAGGTTATGCAAGTTACCTGCCTCATTAGCAAGAACATTTTGACGGTGGCCTCTGGTTAGATGAACATTACATTCAATAGCTACCGTTGAGATATATTGAACTTACTGATTATGCCCAACCTCGTTATACACTGTTTGTTATGGAATGGTTTACTTCTGGATGCACCCGTGTATGGGCTAACATAACACTGATGCCTGGGGTATCTTAATGTTATGAGAGATAAAAATCCTGCAAGCTCTGCAACTTAAGTTCATCCGcaaacaatttatattttgtgcATCCACAAGGTTTTCGAGCTACACAAAAACATTTGACTCGATCTACGTCGCATTTGTCACACTAGTGAAGTTCCGTTCTCAAGTAACTGCTTCTCACTTCACCAAGTAGTGGTAGTTTACTCGTTAGCATTATTTGTGACAGATTTTAAGAGAAAATGTGGTTTGCTTAAGAAATGCGGCATTACCTTTACTTTTCAAGttctttttatcaattttttttttaaaatttaaaaaatacaagtgGTATAGGGTGAGAGAGTCAAACATATAAAGTCCAGTGTAGAGGTAAAAACTCTTTGCTTtactttcaattttaaattaaaccaATTAATTATAATGCTATTACAATTGATTTCAAAttcattattgaaattttaagcGGTCGATCGGCACTTGTTGAACCCCGGGGAGAGAAAAaccgaaaaaagaagaaagagaaggcaACATTATGATAACGGTTAAAAATTTGCAAAATCACTAAACATTGCAAACCAACACAAGCCATTCAAGAGCATAAAGCCTTGAACTATTCAGGATCCGCTCCTCATATTCTCTATCGTATGCGGTAGTCCAGTCAGCCTCAGAATGCAACCATAGCTGCCCCTTGTTTTTAAAAGATATATAGAGGGCTAGTAGCCATGGAATTCAAAATAATCACTTCTCTGataaaacaacaaattttttaaaaatcatttGGGGATATCAGGAAGAGTGAGGCCCTTGGTCTGCATCTGCTTGTACATCCATTGCCAATTCTCAGGGGTGACCTCGCCCCCGAGAGAGCGAATAACAGATCCGCCACTGCATGATCCCACTTTGCAGCATTCCTCCAGAGATAGTCCCTTCACCAATCCATACAAAAATCCACTTGCAAACAGGTCTCCTGCTCCTGTGGCATCCACTGCATTGGCTTTCCCTATGGCTGGAACTCTCACAATCTGACAtattaaaccaaaatttttataacatacccTTGTTAATCAACTTTATAAATATAACACTGAGAAAATTGTTACTAAGTTACTGACCTCTTTTCCGTGCTTTGCAATGCATCCATTGGGGCCTAACGTCACCACTGCCCACCGGCAATGTTTTGCCAGAAATTCAAGTGCAGCCTCAGGATCAGCTTTTTGTTCACCCTCAGTGCATCTATAAGAGAAATTAAACACCATATTACAACTTCGGCtcccaaaatagaaaaatagaaaagagaaCATCTGCCAAATTGGTGCCTAATGGtagaagaaaagtaaaacatTTTTCCTCAAGTATTAGTAGAGTCAACTTTATTTCATCAAAACTGGGTGAACAGTTCAACATGTTACAATTCCAACCAAATGAAAG
This window encodes:
- the LOC18791107 gene encoding proteasome subunit alpha type-1-B — translated: MFRNQYDTDVTTWSPAGRLFQVEYAMEAVKQGSAAIGLRSKTHVVLACVNKANSELSSHQKKIFKVDDHIGVAIAGLTADGRVLSRYMRSECINYNYTYESPLPVGRLVVQLADKAQVCTQRSWKRPYGVGLLVGGLDESGAHLYYNCPSGNYFEYQAFAIGSRSQAAKTYLERRFENFTNSSREDLIKDALIATRETLQGEKLRSSICTIAVVGVEEPFHILDQDTVQKLIDAFEIVGQDEPPAAEPDVATEPGPAAEEGAGAGDGAGQGAVAEPDVAPMDI